In Ovis aries strain OAR_USU_Benz2616 breed Rambouillet chromosome 14, ARS-UI_Ramb_v3.0, whole genome shotgun sequence, a single genomic region encodes these proteins:
- the LOC114117814 gene encoding cytochrome P450 2B4-like isoform X1, with protein MELSVLLLFALLTGLLILLARGRPKARGHLPPGPRPLPFLGNLLQMDRKGLLKSFLRFQQKYGDVFTVYLGPRPVVIICGTEAIREALVDQAEVFSGRGKIAVVDPVFQEHGVIFANGERWKALRRFSLATMRDFGMGKRSVEERIQEEAQCLVEELRKSQGALQDPVFYFHSITANIICSIVFGKRFDYRDPQFLRLLELLFKSFVLISSLSSQLFELYSSFLKHFPGSHRQIYKNLQEVNGFIDRSVEKHRETLDPSAPRDFIDCYLLRMEKDKSDPRSQFDHRNLIMSALSLFFAGTETTSTTLRYGFLLMLKYPHIAESVHKEIDQVIGSDRPPALDDRAQMPYTDAVIHEIQRFADLIPIGVPHTVIKDTHFRGYILPKGTEVYPILSSALHDSRYFEKPDDFNPAHFLDASGAVKKNDAFMPFSIGKRICLGEGIARTELFLFFTTILQNFSVASPMAPEDIDLTPQETGVGNVPPNYQIQFLPRQRG; from the exons ATGGAGCTCAGCGTGCTCCTTCTCTTTGCTCTGCTTACCGGACTCTTGATCCTCCTGGCCAGAGGCCGCCCAAAGGCCCGTGGCCACCTCCCGCCTGGCCCCCGTCCTCTGCCCTTCCTGGGGAACCTTCTGCAGATGGACAGAAAAGGCCTGCTCAAATCCTTCCTGAGG TTCCAACAGAAATATGGGGATGTCTTCACGGTGTACCTGGGGCCAAGGCCAGTGGTCATAATATGCGGGACAGAGGCCATTCGGGAGGCCCTGGTGGACCAGGCCGAGGTCTTCTCTGGCCGAGGGAAGATCGCTGTTGTTGACCCAGTTTTCCAGGAACACG GTGTTATCTTTGCCAATGGGGAACGTTGGAAGGCCCTTCGGCGATTCTCTCTGGCCACCATGAGGGACTTCGGGATGGGAAAGCGGAGCGTGGAGGAGCGGATTCAGGAGGAGGCTCAGTGTCTGGTGGAGGAGCTGCGGAAATCCCAGG GCGCCCTTCAGGATCCCGTCTTCTACTTCCATTCCATCACCGCCAACATCATCTGCTCCATTGTCTTCGGAAAACGCTTTGACTACAGAGATCCTCAGTTCCTGAGGCTGCTGGAGTTGTTATTCAAATCTTTCGTGCTCATCAGCTCCTTGTCCAGCCAG CTGTTTGAGCTCTACTCCAGCTTCTTGAAGCACTTTCCTGGCTCACACAGGCAAATCTACAAAAACCTGCAGGAAGTCAACGGCTTCATTGACCGCAGTGTGGAGAAGCACCGTGAGACCCTCGACCCCAGTGCCCCCCGGGATTTCATTGACTGCTACCTGCTCCGCATGGAAAAA GACAAGTCCGACCCCCGCAGCCAGTTCGACCATCGGAACCTCATCATGTCTGCTCTGTCGCTGTTCTTTGCCGGCACGGAGACGACCAGCACCACGCTTCGCTATGGGTTCCTGCTCATGCTCAAAtacccccacattgcag AGAGCGTCCACAAGGAGATTGACCAGGTGATTGGCTCAGATCGCCCTCCAGCCCTGGATGACAGAGCCCAAATGCCATACACAGACGCAGTCATCCATGAGATTCAGAGATTTGCGGACCTTATCCCCATTGGTGTGCCCCACACGGTCATTAAAGACACTCATTTCCGAGGGTACATCCTTCCCAAG GGCACAGAAGTCTATCCCATCCTGAGCTCTGCTCTCCACGACTCGCGTTACTTTGAGAAACCAGATGACTTCAACCCTGCCCACTTTCTGGATGCCAGTGGGGCAGTGAagaaaaatgatgcttttatGCCCTTCTCCATAG GGAAGCGTATCTGTCTTGGCGAAGGCATCGCCCGCACTGAATTATTCCTCTTCTTCACCACCATCCTCCAGAACTTCTCTGTGGCTAGCCCCATGGCCCCTGAGGACATCGACCTTACTCCCCAGGAGACTGGGGTGGGCAACGTGCCCCCAAACTACCAGATCCAGTTCCTGCCCCGTCAAAGGGGCTGA
- the LOC114117814 gene encoding cytochrome P450 2B11-like isoform X2 codes for MELSVLLLFALLTGLLILLARGRPKARGHLPPGPRPLPFLGNLLQMDRKGLLKSFLRFQQKYGDVFTVYLGPRPVVIICGTEAIREALVDQAEVFSGRGKIAVVDPVFQEHGVIFANGERWKALRRFSLATMRDFGMGKRSVEERIQEEAQCLVEELRKSQGALQDPVFYFHSITANIICSIVFGKRFDYRDPQFLRLLELLFKSFVLISSLSSQLFELYSSFLKHFPGSHRQIYKNLQEVNGFIDRSVEKHRETLDPSAPRDFIDCYLLRMEKDKSDPRSQFDHRNLIMSALSLFFAGTETTSTTLRYGFLLMLKYPHIAESVHKEIDQVIGSDRPPALDDRAQMPYTDAVIHEIQRFADLIPIGVPHTVIKDTHFRGYILPKGTEVYPILSSALHDSRYFEKPDDFNPAHFLDASGAVKKNDAFMPFSIGIKSVEHHHERNILSEVEDNPSDKSGRDTVPAPGSLQPNKGDKHRSYGYRKVYN; via the exons ATGGAGCTCAGCGTGCTCCTTCTCTTTGCTCTGCTTACCGGACTCTTGATCCTCCTGGCCAGAGGCCGCCCAAAGGCCCGTGGCCACCTCCCGCCTGGCCCCCGTCCTCTGCCCTTCCTGGGGAACCTTCTGCAGATGGACAGAAAAGGCCTGCTCAAATCCTTCCTGAGG TTCCAACAGAAATATGGGGATGTCTTCACGGTGTACCTGGGGCCAAGGCCAGTGGTCATAATATGCGGGACAGAGGCCATTCGGGAGGCCCTGGTGGACCAGGCCGAGGTCTTCTCTGGCCGAGGGAAGATCGCTGTTGTTGACCCAGTTTTCCAGGAACACG GTGTTATCTTTGCCAATGGGGAACGTTGGAAGGCCCTTCGGCGATTCTCTCTGGCCACCATGAGGGACTTCGGGATGGGAAAGCGGAGCGTGGAGGAGCGGATTCAGGAGGAGGCTCAGTGTCTGGTGGAGGAGCTGCGGAAATCCCAGG GCGCCCTTCAGGATCCCGTCTTCTACTTCCATTCCATCACCGCCAACATCATCTGCTCCATTGTCTTCGGAAAACGCTTTGACTACAGAGATCCTCAGTTCCTGAGGCTGCTGGAGTTGTTATTCAAATCTTTCGTGCTCATCAGCTCCTTGTCCAGCCAG CTGTTTGAGCTCTACTCCAGCTTCTTGAAGCACTTTCCTGGCTCACACAGGCAAATCTACAAAAACCTGCAGGAAGTCAACGGCTTCATTGACCGCAGTGTGGAGAAGCACCGTGAGACCCTCGACCCCAGTGCCCCCCGGGATTTCATTGACTGCTACCTGCTCCGCATGGAAAAA GACAAGTCCGACCCCCGCAGCCAGTTCGACCATCGGAACCTCATCATGTCTGCTCTGTCGCTGTTCTTTGCCGGCACGGAGACGACCAGCACCACGCTTCGCTATGGGTTCCTGCTCATGCTCAAAtacccccacattgcag AGAGCGTCCACAAGGAGATTGACCAGGTGATTGGCTCAGATCGCCCTCCAGCCCTGGATGACAGAGCCCAAATGCCATACACAGACGCAGTCATCCATGAGATTCAGAGATTTGCGGACCTTATCCCCATTGGTGTGCCCCACACGGTCATTAAAGACACTCATTTCCGAGGGTACATCCTTCCCAAG GGCACAGAAGTCTATCCCATCCTGAGCTCTGCTCTCCACGACTCGCGTTACTTTGAGAAACCAGATGACTTCAACCCTGCCCACTTTCTGGATGCCAGTGGGGCAGTGAagaaaaatgatgcttttatGCCCTTCTCCATAG GTATCAAATCTGTTGAGCACCACCATGAGCGAAACATTTTATCAGAGGTTGAAGATAACCCATCGGACAAGTCAGGAAGAGACACAGTTCCTGCCCCAGGAAGTTTACAGCCCAACAAGGGAGATAAGCACAGGTCATATGGTTACAGAAAAGTctataattaa